The sequence GGACAGCGGGAGCCGGACGCGCGCGAAGAAGGGGTAGCCGGTACGGGTGATGGTGTCGGCGACCAGCTGCGCGGCGTCCGGCGCGTCGGACAGTTCGACCACCTCTCCGGTGGACCGCGCCTCGACCACGCGGTCGACACGGAACGTCCGCCAGGCCTCCCGGTCGACGTCGCGGGCCACGAAGTACCAGTGCACGCCGGTGTGGACGAGGCGGTGCGGATCGACGCTCCGGACGGTGGTGATGCCACGCATGTCGCGGTACGTGAGTGTGGTGCGCTCGGACGCCCGGCAGACAGAAGCCAGCAACAACAGCACATCGGCTGACGCCTGGGGTGGCTCGCAGCGCGGGGTGTGCTCGACGGTGGCGTCCAGGCCGGCCAGGCGCTTCGCCATCCTGGTGGGCAGGATCTGCCGCAGTTTCAGCAGGGCCGACAGCGCTGCCGGGTCGGCGCCGAGTGCCGCACCGTGCGCGGCTTCCCTGAGCGCCACGGCCACGGCGAAGACCTCGTCGTCGTCCAGGTTCAGCGGGGGCATACGGTTGCCCGCGCCGAAGCGGTAGCCGCCGCCTGGTCCCGGGACGGACTCGACCCCGTATCCCAGCTCGCGCAGCCGGTCGATGTCCCGGCGCACGGTGCGCTCGGTGACGTCCAGTTGCCGTGCCAGGTCCGCGTTCGACCAGGTGGGCCTGCTCGACAGGAGCGACACCAGCCGCAACAGCCGGGCAGAGGTAGCGATCATGGAACGACCCTAGCGAGGTGTGGCCCCGGTCGGCGTCTCGCTCGGGGTCTCCGCCGGGACCGTGAGGGAGGCGATCGCTTCGGCGCTCGGGCTGCCGGGCCGGGGAACTCCGACCAGGAGCTGCTGCCCGGGAGCGTCGTGGACGTCGAAGGTCTGGTACGTCAGCTCGATGCGGCCGATCCCGGGCAGGACGAAGACCTTGAACGCCCGGGTCATGTTCTCGACCTCGTTCTCCTGCCACAGGCGCTGGAACTCCGGCGACTCCTCCAGCATCTCGGACACGAGGTCGGTGATGCCGGGGTCGTTCGCGAACCGGGCCGCGTGCAGACGCAGCGCGTGCACCGTGGCGCGCGCCACCACGGGCCACTCGACGAAGACCTCCTTCGCACGGGGGTGCTGGAACAGCACCCGGACCATGTTCGGGGTGCCCTCGAAGGGCGCGAGCAGGGCGCCGGCGACGGCGTTCTTCGCGAGGACGTCGAAGGCAGGGCCGAGCACGTAGGCGGCGGCCGCGGGGAAGGCGTCCAGCAGATGCAGCAGGGAGGGGTGGACCAGGTCGCTGCTGGGGGCCCCGGTGAGCGCGGGATGCAGGCCGGCCAGCCGGAAGAGGTGGGTCCGTGCGTCGGGTGTCAGCCGCATCGCCCGGCCCACCGCGTCGACGACCTGCGGTGAGGGGTTGCGCTCACGCCCCTGTTCCAGCCGGGCGTAGTAGTCGGCGCTCACACCGGCGAGTACGGCCACCTCTTCCCGGCGCAGCCCTTTCACTCTGCGGCTGCCGCCACCGGCCGGCAGGCCCACGTCGGTCGGTTCGGTACGGGCACGGTTCGCTCGCAGGAAAGCGCCGAGTTCGGTCCGGGGCTGCTGCATTTTCCAACCTGTCGACTGGGGCGTACGGCGGGCGGTGACGGCGAGGAGCGCCGGCGCCCCGCTCCCTGGTCCTGCTCCTGGTCCTGCTCCTGGCCCTGCTCCTGGTCCTGGTCTTGAATCAGGTCCTGAATCAGGTCCTGGGTCTAGTCCTACCGGGCTTTCCGCCCGTCGGCGATGACCGAGCGGGCGGTGCGCATCAGATGCTCACGCACCGAGGCGGGATCGTCCAGGTCTCCCCCGGCCATCGCGCCGTCCCGCAGGAGCACCAGAGCGGCGGTGGTGTGTTCGCTGTCGGAGCAGCCCGCGGCGGTCACGAGGTTCAGGACCGTCTGCCGGAACCAGGTCCGGTGTGCCTGGACCGCCAGCCGGACGGGGTGCTCGGGGTCGGGGTACTCGGCAGCCGCGTTGATGAACGGGCAGCCGCGGAAATCGGGGCCGCAGATCTCCTCCCCGATACCGGCCATAATCATGACGAGAAGCGCCTCGGGGTCGGTGCTGGCCCGGAACGCCTCCGTCACCAGTGCCCTGATCTGCTGGTCGCGCTGCTCCACATGGGCGAGCACGAGGTCTTCCTTGCTGGGGAAGTGCCGGTAGAAGGTGGCCCTGGTGACCTGGGCCTCGGCGACGATGCGGTCCACGCCGACATGGCGGATGCCGTCGGCGTAGAAGATGGCGGAGGCCGTCTCCAGGAGCCGGGCGCGGGCCGGAGACGGTGTTCCAGAAGCTTGGGGCGAGATCACGTCCCCCACCCTACAGGAACGACCGTTCTCTCCGCAGGCCAGTCGGGCGCCGCGGATGACCGCCTTCCGACCCCCTCCCGATCGGCCTTCATCACCCCACCATCACCAGGCAGTTAATGCCCGGAACGCACCAGCCACACCGGCCGCCGGTGACTCATCCCTTACGTTGACCCCCACGAGAGCGCGCGCTACCTTCCAGGGAGACAGAACATTCTGTCTCCCTGGAGGCCGGATCTCCGGTCTCCCCTGCCCTTCATGAGACGAGGCACGACATGTCCCGACGTCACAGCCCCACCGCAGACCGATCACGCCGCGCGGTACTCGCGGTCGTCGGCGCCACCGCCCTGGCCGCCGCTGCCGTACCGGCCGTCGCCTTCGGCGCCTCGGGCGAGACGAGGAAGACCACCTCGGCCGCCACCGCCGCCTCGCACTCCACGCACTCCACGCCGAAGCCGACCGTGCTGCTCGTGCACGGGGCCTGGGCCGACTCCTCCAGCTGGAGCCCGGTGGTCGACCGGCTGCAGGCCCAGGGATATCCCGTACAGGCGGTCGCAAACCCCCTGCGTGGGCTCGCCTCGGACGCGGCGTACGTGCGGAGCCGGATCGAGAGCGTCCAGGGCCCTGTCGTCCTGGTCGGCCACTCCTACGGCGGCGCGGTCATCAGCAAGGCGGCCGCGGACGAGCCCCAGGTGAAGGCACTCGTCTATGTGGCGGCCTTCGCCCCCGCCGAGGGCGAGTCGCTCGGCGCGCTGGCCGCCAGGAATCCGGGCTCCCACGCCACTCCTGACGCGCTGAACCCCGTCCCCTTCGACCTGGGCGACGGCGCGAACGGCGTGGACCTCTACATCAAGCCCGACAAGTACCGTGACGTGTTCGCGGGTTCGCTGTCCGCGAGCCGGGCCAACAGCCTGGCCGCCGTCCAACGGCCCATCAGCGCCGCGACTCTGGAGGAGACCGCGACGAGTGCCGCCTGGAAGGACATCCCCTCCTGGTACCTGGTGACCCGCCAGGACCATGCCCTGCCCCCGGCCACCCAGCGCTTCATGGCCGAACGTGCCCACGCGCACACCACCGAGGTCGACGCGCCCCACGCCGTGATGCTCACCCGCCCGGACACCGTGGCCGGTCTGATCCGTCACGCCGCGACGGCCACCCGCTGAACGACGCCGACCGCTGAGCGACGCCGACGCTTCCGAAGACGGCGGCGGGCTTCAGCCGGTGATGTCGTTGATGCCGGCGGCTCCGGTGCTGCCGGTGGCGCCGTTCGCGGGGGTGTCGGACAGGGCGATGCGGGCCGTTATGCGCTTGCCGACCGGCTCTCGCTGGATCCTCAGGTCCTGGGCCACGGCCTTCACGATCTCCAGGCCGTGCTGGCCGACCCTGCCCGCGTCGGCGGCATGGGCCTCGGGGACCGTCGGGTCGCTGTCCCACACGATGACGTCCACGGTCTCAAGGGTGACGCGCAGCTCCATCAGGACGGGGCCGGGGGCGTATTTGCAGGCGTTGGTGACCAGTTCACTGACCACCAGCTGGGTCAGATCCATCACACGGGCGGTCATGGACGCCTGGCGCTCGGCGCGAACCCTTTCGAGGAAGGCGGTGGCGTGGTGGCGGGCATCGGCGATGCATCCGTCATCGCCGCCTATGGCGTAGCCGGTCTGCATCAGCTGTCTGTCCGACCCTGTACAGCCGTCACCGTCGTCGTGGGGTCCCACCGGCATCGCCCTCATTCTCCGTTCACAGGCGCTCCGCTACCCGTCGTCCGGTCTTTCATGCATCGTACAAATGTGCTCTCCGGCACAGTTGTGTGGGTGCAGGAGGTGACGCGTTCGGGCAGAATGGGCGCGCACCTCATGGCCCGGGGCAAGTCCGGGCACACAACCGCAGTCGAGGAGACGGTGACCCCCATTCAGAGCGTGGATCAGCCAGACCAGCTCTCCGTCGAGCACTCCGCGATCGACGGCATCCGTGTCGTGACCGTGCGGGGCGAGATCGACCACACCGTCAAGGACACGCTCAGCGAGGCCCTGCTGTCGTCCGACAGCGCGACGTACCCGCGGACGGTGGTCGACCTCAGCGGAGTGACCTTCATGGACTCCAGCGGGATCAGCGTCTTCATCAGTGCCTACCAGGCCGTGAGTGACACCGAGGGCTGGCTGCGGATCGCCGGCGCCCAGGAATCCGTGCTGCGGATCCTGCAGATCGTCGGCATGGACACCCTCATCAGCTGCCACCCCACCGTCGAACAGGCTCTGAACGCCTGAGCACCCCCGCGCGCGGTCCGCCGCCGACCATGCCTTTCCCGACTGGTCGGCAAGGCCGACTGGTCGGCAAGGCCGACTGGTCGGCAGGTGGGCGGGCAGCGCCGCGTAGCATGCGTGCCATGTCGGACGTATCGCCTCAGCCGGAGCCGTTCACCCCGCAGGCCGAGCCCGCGGCACTCGAGGATCTCCGCACACGGCTGCGCGCCACACGCTGGCCGGACGCCCCCGAGGACGCCGGGTGGTCCCTCGGAACCGATGTCGGCTACCTCCGTGAACTCGTCGCCCACTGGGCGGACAAGTTCGACTGGCGAGCGCAGGAGGCCGCGCTCGCCCGGCTCCCCCGCTTCCGCGTCCGGGTCGGCGGGCTGGGCATCCACTTCGTGCACGCCCGGGCCGTCGCGCCGACCGGCCCCGTGCTGCCGCTGGTCCTGAGCCACGGCTGGCCGGACTCGTTCTGGCGCTATTCGAAGGTCGTCCCGCTGCTGACCGATCCCGGTGCGCACGGCGCCGATCCCGCCGACGCGTTCGACGTGGTCGTGCCCGACATGCCGGGCTACGGGTACTCGGACCGTCCCGCCGGCCCGCCGCTCGACTCCATCGACGTCGCCGGTCTGTGGGCCGAACTCATGGACGTCCTCGGCTACGCGCGCTTCGGCGCGGCGGGCGGTGACGTAGGCAGCCACGTGAGCCGCTATCTCGCGCTCGACCACCCCGAGCGGGTCGTGGCCGTCCACCGGATGGACGGAGGTCTGCCCGTCTTCACCGGCGACCCGGCCGAGCTGACACCGCAGGAGCGCGCCTGGTTCGAGAACGCCGCGGCGTGGGGCGCGAGCGAGGGCGCGTACGGCGCGGTCCACCGCACGCGGCCCCAGACCGCCGCCGCCGGGCTCAACGACTCGCCCGCCGGGCTGGCCGCGTGGATCGTCGAGAAGCTGCGGGCGTGGAGCGACTGCGGCGGCGACATCGAGCGGAGCTTCACGAAGGACGAGATCCTGACGAACATCACGCTCTACTGGCTCACCGGGACGATCGGTTCGTCCATGCGCATGTACAACGCGAACAGCGCGATCCCGTCCGAGCAGCTCACCCGCCGGGTCGACGTCCCGTCCGGTTTCTCGCTCTTCCAGGGCGACATCGTCCGCCCGCCGAAGGCGTGGCTGGAGCGCACGACCAATGCCGTGTACGTGACCGAGCCCGCGCGCGGTGGGCACTTCGCGCCGTTCGAGGAGCCCGAGCTCTACGCGGAGGAACTGCGCGCCTTCTTCCGTCCCTACCGGGCGGCGGCGACAGGCTGAGGACACTGCCGCAGACGCCGCAGATGTCGCGGACGCCGTAGACGTGGACACCGTGGACGTGGGCATCGTGGACGTCGTGGGTGCCGTCAGTCGGCCCACCGGCCGTCGGCCCGGGGGACCTTGCGGGCGACGACCGTGTTCCGGCGCGCCGGTCGCAGGGCGAACAGCCGGGTGAGCGGGTGGAAGCGGTAGCGGCCCGGGGCCCGGGACTCCAGGAGTTGCACGTCGACCAGCTGCTCCAGGATCAGCTCGGTCGCCGGCACCGCTCTGCTGGTCGTCGCAGCCGCCTCCTCGACCGTGAACTCGCCCTGCTCCGCGGCCAGGAGAGGGAGTGCGAGAGCCGCCGTGCGGCCGGTGGGACCGCGGGCCGCCAGCTCACGGTGACCGGTCTCCAGGGCCGCGTGCATGTCGAGATCCGCGAAGGACAGTTCCGCGAGGCGGCGCGCGGGATCGGCGAGCCGGTCGGCGAGTTCCCGTACCGGCCACCGGGGGCGTGCCGCCAGGCGGGCGCCCGCGATGCGCAGCGCCAGGGGGAGGTGACCGCAGTGGTGGGCGATCAGCTCGGCGGCGCCGCGTTCGGCGGACAGCCGCCCCGGTCCCGCCCAGAGGCCGAGCACCTCGATGGACGCCGGGGGCGAGAGCGGTGAGAGGTGGAGATGCACTGCGGTGTTCAGGGTGGCGAGGACCCCCAGACTGGTGACGAGCACCGCGCAGCCGTGTGCCGCGGGCAGGAGCGGACGTACCTGGGCCGCGTCCATGGCGTTGTCGAGGACGATCAGCATCCGTCGCTCGGTGAGCAGGGTGCGGTAGGCAGCCGCCGCGTCCGCCTCGCTGCCCGGGCAGAGCCTCGGCTCGCCCAGCGCGCAGAGGAACCGCCTGAGGACGGCGGCGGGCGGCACGGGACGCTCGTCACGGTGCGAGCCGCGCAGGTCGGCGTAGAGCTGGCCGTCGGGGAACCGCTCACCGAGGCGATGGGCCGCGTGCACCGCCAGCGCCGACTTGCCGACGCCT is a genomic window of Streptomyces sp. NBC_00414 containing:
- a CDS encoding helix-turn-helix transcriptional regulator; amino-acid sequence: MIATSARLLRLVSLLSSRPTWSNADLARQLDVTERTVRRDIDRLRELGYGVESVPGPGGGYRFGAGNRMPPLNLDDDEVFAVAVALREAAHGAALGADPAALSALLKLRQILPTRMAKRLAGLDATVEHTPRCEPPQASADVLLLLASVCRASERTTLTYRDMRGITTVRSVDPHRLVHTGVHWYFVARDVDREAWRTFRVDRVVEARSTGEVVELSDAPDAAQLVADTITRTGYPFFARVRLPLSYDDARRLVAPIVATHEAEGPDATIITIGGSDPDQLAGYLLSLRTPLEILSPESVREALIGRLDAMYRSNEAPRPPTEAQE
- a CDS encoding helix-turn-helix transcriptional regulator gives rise to the protein MQQPRTELGAFLRANRARTEPTDVGLPAGGGSRRVKGLRREEVAVLAGVSADYYARLEQGRERNPSPQVVDAVGRAMRLTPDARTHLFRLAGLHPALTGAPSSDLVHPSLLHLLDAFPAAAAYVLGPAFDVLAKNAVAGALLAPFEGTPNMVRVLFQHPRAKEVFVEWPVVARATVHALRLHAARFANDPGITDLVSEMLEESPEFQRLWQENEVENMTRAFKVFVLPGIGRIELTYQTFDVHDAPGQQLLVGVPRPGSPSAEAIASLTVPAETPSETPTGATPR
- a CDS encoding TetR/AcrR family transcriptional regulator — translated: MISPQASGTPSPARARLLETASAIFYADGIRHVGVDRIVAEAQVTRATFYRHFPSKEDLVLAHVEQRDQQIRALVTEAFRASTDPEALLVMIMAGIGEEICGPDFRGCPFINAAAEYPDPEHPVRLAVQAHRTWFRQTVLNLVTAAGCSDSEHTTAALVLLRDGAMAGGDLDDPASVREHLMRTARSVIADGRKAR
- a CDS encoding alpha/beta fold hydrolase: MSRRHSPTADRSRRAVLAVVGATALAAAAVPAVAFGASGETRKTTSAATAASHSTHSTPKPTVLLVHGAWADSSSWSPVVDRLQAQGYPVQAVANPLRGLASDAAYVRSRIESVQGPVVLVGHSYGGAVISKAAADEPQVKALVYVAAFAPAEGESLGALAARNPGSHATPDALNPVPFDLGDGANGVDLYIKPDKYRDVFAGSLSASRANSLAAVQRPISAATLEETATSAAWKDIPSWYLVTRQDHALPPATQRFMAERAHAHTTEVDAPHAVMLTRPDTVAGLIRHAATATR
- a CDS encoding ATP-binding protein, giving the protein MPVGPHDDGDGCTGSDRQLMQTGYAIGGDDGCIADARHHATAFLERVRAERQASMTARVMDLTQLVVSELVTNACKYAPGPVLMELRVTLETVDVIVWDSDPTVPEAHAADAGRVGQHGLEIVKAVAQDLRIQREPVGKRITARIALSDTPANGATGSTGAAGINDITG
- a CDS encoding STAS domain-containing protein encodes the protein MDQPDQLSVEHSAIDGIRVVTVRGEIDHTVKDTLSEALLSSDSATYPRTVVDLSGVTFMDSSGISVFISAYQAVSDTEGWLRIAGAQESVLRILQIVGMDTLISCHPTVEQALNA
- a CDS encoding epoxide hydrolase family protein produces the protein MSDVSPQPEPFTPQAEPAALEDLRTRLRATRWPDAPEDAGWSLGTDVGYLRELVAHWADKFDWRAQEAALARLPRFRVRVGGLGIHFVHARAVAPTGPVLPLVLSHGWPDSFWRYSKVVPLLTDPGAHGADPADAFDVVVPDMPGYGYSDRPAGPPLDSIDVAGLWAELMDVLGYARFGAAGGDVGSHVSRYLALDHPERVVAVHRMDGGLPVFTGDPAELTPQERAWFENAAAWGASEGAYGAVHRTRPQTAAAGLNDSPAGLAAWIVEKLRAWSDCGGDIERSFTKDEILTNITLYWLTGTIGSSMRMYNANSAIPSEQLTRRVDVPSGFSLFQGDIVRPPKAWLERTTNAVYVTEPARGGHFAPFEEPELYAEELRAFFRPYRAAATG
- a CDS encoding NB-ARC domain-containing protein, translating into MSGGPGAAGHPTDGEPREAAAGIGPVDAVDTTEALAALLRQLRRRAARRDGGAQPTYRQLSARTGWAHGVIGDYFAGKTLPPTDRFDTLVQLLGATGRELRQLATARDRVEEARRARMTVNGRPGPPGTDHAGTVSPVPRQLPADISELPGRIDELAALDVLRPGQRGSGPVVVALDGPGGVGKSALAVHAAHRLGERFPDGQLYADLRGSHRDERPVPPAAVLRRFLCALGEPRLCPGSEADAAAAYRTLLTERRMLIVLDNAMDAAQVRPLLPAAHGCAVLVTSLGVLATLNTAVHLHLSPLSPPASIEVLGLWAGPGRLSAERGAAELIAHHCGHLPLALRIAGARLAARPRWPVRELADRLADPARRLAELSFADLDMHAALETGHRELAARGPTGRTAALALPLLAAEQGEFTVEEAAATTSRAVPATELILEQLVDVQLLESRAPGRYRFHPLTRLFALRPARRNTVVARKVPRADGRWAD